The genomic window GTTCCCAACAGCGAGGGCAGAGAGTACACGGAGAGCCGGCTCCCCAGGGGGAGGAAGCACCCTCTTTCCTCCCGGGAGAATTTCACTGGGCAGTTTCGGAAACCGCCccatccccttccccttccccctcgGTAGACAATGGCGCTTTgtacttccttccctccctcccacagcTCCCTCCTTACACAGCGGTGGGGCCTGGGCGGGTGGAACTCGGGACACACAGAGGAGACACTGTGGTCCAACCTTTGCCTCCAGGCCCAAAGGGAAGGGTCGTGCCAGAGGGTGACCAGTGGAATGAGGTTGTCAGTCTCCAGCCTTGCCCACCCACTTTGGGGGATCAGAGGGAGgctcccattttccagatggggaCACTGAAGCTCCGGGGGTTGTGCTGTAGAGGTGGCCAAGTTCCTACATCAGGCTTTTGTCAGAGACAAGGACCCCATCTCCGAGCCCAGAGCACTGAGAATGGGGACCTAGGAGACAAAAGGCTAGCCCTTGCCCCTCTGGGCCTCTTTACCCTCTGTACAGAAGGGGCTGGACCCTCTgtcccctccagcccccagcctccAAATGTACCACAGAAGGCTCTAGGCCTGAGACACAGCCAGCACCGGGGGCTGGGGAGTGAGCCTCATTCCCCCCGCCTCTGCTATAAGGCCTCCTTAGGCCTCAGAGCATCTCTAGTCCAGGCTAGAGGGGTCTCCAACACAGTGCCAGGATCCCTGAGGTCCCCACCATGACACACAGACCCCAGTAGCAGAGCTATCTTCAGCCTAGGGCAGGCCCTGGAGTcagagagacctgggttcaaatcctggctcaggTCATTTGACCATGAGCAAATCACATGTCCTCCCTGGACTTCAatctcctcatctgtcaaatgggaataaCAGTAGTATCTAGGGTTTTTGTGGGCTTAGGACAAGTAGGGGGCTCAGCACAGGGTTTGACTCACAGGCTCTCCATAAATGTTACTGATGCCTCGGGGTATCCTGCCCTTCCCATTTGCCCccttgtctctctccctcctcctgacTGGCTAGAACCAAGTATGGGGGTGATGCTTATTGCAACTGCAGCTATGTACAGGAGAGGCCAAGTCACTGTTCCCAACCCCACCCACTGGCAAATGAAAAAACCAAGACACAGAGAGTTTAAGGGATATGCTCTTGATCACCCAGCCAGGATTGGACTAGGGCTGGAACCAACTAAGGGCTCTGGCCTGAGTTTCAGGGGGTCTTCTCATAATTCCTCAGGAATGTGGAGCCTGGAGGGCTCTTCCCCCAAGACTCTCCCTGCTCTCTTCAGACTAGGACAAGCTGGCTCATGGCTGAGTTGGGCCAGCCCACACTCCCTGCTGAAAACTATCTCCATCCCATCCCCACCCTTGCCACCTGGCCTTCCCGCTAAGCAGAAAGGAATGACGGGGGGGCGCTAAAAAGGGAGATGATAGAGGGTTCTTTGGCCCTACCCCTGAATGATttggggggtggggacagaggaaaTCACCCCGCCTTTACTGGCTCCCGTCTGGTTATCAGACCCACACTGGAGGCTTATCTCTGCCACTATCTTCCAGGGGAACCCTGGGCCAGTCCTCTCTCCCTTGAGCCACGGAGGATCTGTATGTAGCAGGTGGCTCTACATGGTGGAGGTGTGGGGGAGGCAACAGGATTGGCTGACTCACTCCAGAGAAGGTGTTCTTTCCTGAACCTGGTTAGACCAGTCACCCCCAATTTCCCGGGAACTGAGGGGTTGAGAACCGGTAGAAGCAGCTGTCACCCAGGGATGCCCTCTATAAGGCCCTGGGGTGGCCCCTAGTGCCAGCCACCTTATATGTCTGGGGGATTGGTCCTCCCACTCTGCACCCTGGCTTCTTCCATGGTGGCTAGGTCCAGGCCAGTGCAGTGGGGACAATAGCCCTCAGCCAGGCAGGACTCCTGAGCACctgtcctcagtttccccatctgtggatGAAGCAGTCAACCCCCAGCTGGGCTGTGGTGTTTGGTGACTAGACCAGGGAGCCTCCCTTGCTCAGAGGGTGGACTTCATCTGTCACCTTTCCCTCTAGGGACCCTGTTAGTGACCCACAGGgtggcctccctcctcctcctacAATAGCTCCCTGACTTTTGGGGATCTGGGCTCTGAGAGGCAGGAATCGAGTTGTAGAAAGGAGTGCCTGGCTTGGCACCTGGCACAAGTGGGCAGTTTCTGGCTGTCCACTCACAGTTGTGTGCTCTGTGAACCACAATGCAAAGTGGACTACCCAAGATCCCTGAAACAGTGGGCTGGGTCTACCCCCGGGACCCTGCGTGGGCAGGCAGGCACGTGAAGAGCTTGGGACACAGGGAGTGGACACAGGCCACACATTGTGCCCTAGGCAGAGCCGTGGGCAGCTGGTGCCAGCCCTCCGCCCCTGGCAGCCAAAATGACCTGCCTCTCGCACCCACTGCAGCTGGAGGTCACAGCAGATCTGGCAGAGCGGCGGCGCATCCGCTCAGCCATCCGGGAACTGCAGCGGCAGGAGCTGGAGCGCGAGGAGGAGGCCCTGGCATCCAAGCGTTTCCGTGCCGAGCGGCAGGACAACAAGGAGAACTGGCTGCAGTGAGTAGCGGGGGGTGGAACATGCGGGTGAGAAGGTGAGTGTGAGCCCTGGCTCAGCTCATGTGTGCAGGCAGGCGTGAGCACAAGTGTATCTGTGGATTGCATGTGCTAATGGCAGTACGTCCACACACGCTTCTGGAAAAACAGAGATGTTTGTGGGCATGGAGCATGTACTGATTGTGGCGTCGCGGCCGTGCTGATGTAGCCAGCACGTCTGAGTGTGTGGTATTAGTGCCCACGTCCATGGGCATATGTGTATCAGTGTGCAGTTAGAGGGTGTGCACAGCCACATGCCCTTCTGCCAAGGTTCTGGGTACTCTGTTCTGGCTCCTACCCTTAGCCCACATCCTCCACGACCTGGCCATGGCAGTGGTGGTTACAGTCATGatgtctctgcagctctcagcagcgGGAAGCTGAGCAGCGGGCTGCCCTGGCACGGCTGGCAGGGCAGCTGGAGTCCATGAACGATGTGGAGGAATTGACTGCACTGGTGAggcccaggctggggcaggggatgggggcagggcaggTGAAGACCTGGACTCCACAGCCCAACACCCGCGACCTGTCTCTTACCCACAGTTGCGAAGCGCTGGTGAGTATGAGGAGCGCAAGCTGATCCGAGCTGCCATCCGCCGTGTACGGGCTCAGGAGATTGAGGGTATGTGGCCTGTCCcggccccacccctgccctgctgTCTGCTGTCCACAGCACCTCCCTGTCACTCACCTGCCACTTGCTCCTTCCCTTCCAGCTGCCACCTTGGCTGGGAGGTTGTACAGCGGGCGTCCCAACAGTGGCTCAAGAGAGGACAGCAAGGGGCTAGCGGCACACAGGCTGGAACAGTGTGAGGTAAGGAGGGTGGGAGAGTGGCCCAGTGTCCTGTGCCCATGGATACCGGTAGCACAGAGTGCCTGAGTGTCTTTGCTAGGCTGGTATTTCACTGTAAGGGGCCCACCCCTGCCATCCAGCCTCTATTTAGCAGTCAGAGGGATCTCCCAGAAATGCAAATCCGGCCCTGGCACCTCCCCTGCTTCAACCCGTCCCAGGGCTGCCCCTCACCCTCCACACAGCCCACATCTTTACCTTGGCTTATGGGGCCTGCATGTCAGACCCCAGCTGGCTCACAGTTCACTCTATTTTCCAGAGTGTGGGTGAGAGGTCAGGCCATGCAGGTTCCCCAAGTGGCCAGCAGAGGCCGCTGGGTCCACGGTCCTGGCAGGACCCCACTCCCACTCCAGATGAaccaggctgaggccaggagtcagGAACCTCCACTCCAGGGATCTATTAAGGCTCCCGTCCCCAATAGGTCTCCTGCCATACCCACCCACTGACATCAGGACCTGGTCCTCTCTGAACCCCTTTGGCTAGGTAGTGCCAAGAGATTGGGAAGTGGGGATCAGAGACTGCCCTTAGCATGCCAGTGCCAGTGCTTGCGCAGGTGTGCCTACAGGAAGCCATGCCCCACCACTCTGCTTTGCATGCCCTGCCCTGGGCACTTGCCAGCCTGGCCCTCAGTGGTGGGGGTGGCGTTCAAAGCCTAGGGAGCCTTGGTTGCATCCTGTGGGTCCCTTACAGGTGCCAGAGCGAGAGGAACAGGAACAGCAGGCAGAGGTTTCAAAGCCAACCCCCACCCCTGAAGGCACCAGCCAGGATGTGACCACAGTGACACTCCTGCTGCGAGCCCCACCTGGGAGCACATCCAGCTCACCTGCCTCACCCAGCAGTTCACCCACCCCTGCCTCTCCTGAGCCTCCATTGGAGCCTGCCGAGGCCCAGTGCCTTACAGCTGAGGTTCCAGGCAGCCCAGAGCCACCCCCCAGCCCACCCAAGACCACCAGCCCTGAGCCTCAGGAGTCTCCAACGCTCCCCAGCACTGAGGGCCAGGTGGTCAACAAGGTGAGTCTGGATGAGGGGCAGGGATGCCAGGCAAGTGAGCAGGTCTGGGAGTCAGGCCTTGCTCAGGCCCTGTTCTTCTCCCTTGCAGCTTCTGTCTGGCCCCAAAGAGACCCCTGCTGCCCAGAGCCCCACCAGAGGCCCCTCTGACACCAAGAGAGCAGGTGAGGGTCCCAGCAGGGGTAGTCACAGGcatctttcttcccctccccctgcctccctTTCCCTGCCTAGAAAATGGGCTCTTGTGCCTGGCAGCTCTAGCTTCCTCAGGTCCATGCAGTCCCTGATACTGCACCCCACCCCTGAAGTGTCCCCGCCCCCAGCTAGGCCAgcctccccctccacccccatgGCTAGAGGCCTCCCCTGCAGCCTTGAAAGGCAACGGGCCTCAGGCACATTCTTCTCCCCAATAAGGGAGTCCACCCATCTCCCAGCTGGAGCTGTGGGCAGCACTGGCCAGGAGGGCTGTCCCCCCTCCCCATCTGCAGAAAGGATCTGGGCACCCTTCCTCCAGCCTAAGCCTCGCCTGGCCCCCAGGAGTGTCCAAGTCATCCTAGGGTCAGTGTGGCAGGAGAAGGAGGTGCCTGTAGGAGAGATGCAGCCGAGTGGGGATGCCGGAGTGTGGGAGATCCAGGAGGGGAtggagaggtggggtgggggttgagTACAGGAAAGGGTGGGAAGCTAGGGAGGTGTAGAGGAGAGGATTATGAAAGGTGGACACCCACTATCccctgtcttttctctttccccacaTGGCCATCACCCCCTCCCCAACCTGCCAGACGTGGCTGGACCCCGACCCTGCCAACGCTCCCTGTCGGTGCTCAGCCCCCGCCAACCAGCCCAGAACCGAGGTACTACCTATTCTCACCCTGCCTAGGATCTGTGCAGACCCTGTCCCACCCAGTTGCTGACAGCCCTCCTGTTCCTTCTAGAGTCCACCCCCCTTGCCAGCGGACCTTCCTCATTCCAGCGGGCTGGCTCTGTGCGGGATCGTGTCCACAAGTTCACATCTGATTCTCCTATGGCTGCTAGGCTCCAGGATGGCACACCCCAGGCTGCCCTAAGTCCCCTGACCCCCGCAAGGCTCCTGGGCCCCTCCCTCACCAGCAccacccctgcctcctcctccagcgGCTCCTCCTCTCGGGGCCCCAGTGATACCTCCTCCCGGTTCAGCAAGGAGCAACGAGGAGTAGCCCAGCCCCTGGCCCAGCTTCGAAGCTGCCCCCAGGAGGAGGGCCCCAGGGGGCGGGGCTTGGCTGCTAGGCCCCTTGAAAACAGAGCAGGGGGGCCTGTGGCACGTTCAGAGGAGCCTGGTGCCCCGCTGCCCGTGGCCGTCGGCACTGCCGAGCCAGGGGGCAGTATGAAGACCACATTCACCATCGAGATCAAGGACGGCCGTGGCCAGGCCTCCACAGGCCGGGTGCTGCTGCCCACAGGCAACCAGAGGGCAGGTAGGCGCCCCCCACTGCCTCCCCAATGGGGATGAGTGCCTGCAACCGCACTTCTGCATGCAGGACAGGTGCTGCGGCCAGGACTCAGGGTGTCTCCAAAGGGTGTGCTGGGAGCGAGGGCATTATCAACCTTGTCTGGCACTGCCCTCACTCCACCTGATCCTCCTGACAGCCACCTTTCTCCCCACTCAGAACTGACACTGGGGCTGCGGGCGCCCCCGACCCTACTCAGCACCAGTAGTGGGGGCAAGAGCACCATCACCCGTGTCAACAGCCCTGGGACCCTGGCTCGGCTGGGCAGTGTCACTCATGTCACCAGCTTCAGCCATGCCCCCCCCAGTAGCCGAGGAGGCTGCAGCATCAAGGTGAGCCCCTCCTCACCCCACCAGCCTCACCATCCGTCAGCCTCACATACACTGCTTCAGGGTGTAGGGCTAGCAGGGTTCCTCTGCTCCTCCCCTACTGCACACACAGagaaaccgaggcccagagagggaaggtgGCTGCTCACAGACCACAGCCAGTCGGTGGCAGAGCTAAGGCCAGACCCTAGCATATCAGTCCCTAAGTGTGTCGGAAGCTTACTCTGTACTGGCGTTAAGCTTCCTGGATGCTGATCTCTGATCCTTAGTTCGAAATTGGTTGGTTCATTCCTGGtgaacagatggggaaactgaggctcagagagggtggtAAGGGCTTGCTCCCCTCTTCCTGTGGCAGCCCCAGTGCCCCTGCGCCCACCCACACTGGACATCAGCCCCGAGGTATAGAGCAGCTCATCTGCTCatccaagatcagcctggcccatTAGGAGATTGGAGATTAGTGATTAGCATCTGCGTCAACCTCCCTGTGGGGGTTGGGCAGAAGCTCTGAGGGGGGACAGACAGGCAGAGGGGCGCCAATCAGGTGAGGCAGCAGCCTAGCAGGTGCCTTGGGAACTGAATACGCAGCACCCTTCCATTATTCATTCCCAAGCCCAGGATCCACTAGCCGGGAGCTCAGCCGGGAAAGGGATCCCCAAGCGGGCCACCCGGCTGCCCAGGTAATGCCCTCTGTGCTAAACCAGGGACTGAATGGGACTTTGGCTGAGGTGAGATGGCTAGACCAGCTTTGGGCCTTCTcaggggagacagggagagagtgAGGGAAATAAAGCACCCTTCCTTTCCAAAAAAGCAGGATCCAGCTGCCCTCTGACAAGGGattgtgtggggtggggtggggggacccGCTGAGGCCCTTGAGGTGGATGGGAGGTGCCACAGTGAGACCTGGGTCTGACACCACCAActtgcctcagtttacccatctggAACCAAAGGGGACAGGTGATGTACCCATAATGTGCTTGCTCAAAGTCTGTGGTTGGACGTGAGCACCATGGGCAGGCCAGAGGGCATTTATGTAAGACCAAGACACTTTTTATAGCAGATCACTCAAAGTCCTGCCTccctgtgcctccatttcccccATCTGTTCCAGCTGTCTAAAACAGCTGGAGTTAGGGTAAAGGGTAAAGGAGTACAGGCTGTGGAGTCCAGCAGACTGATTCTCACAGCTAATGTACATGGTGGCTAGGCCAGGTCCATTCCCTgttccctgcctcagtttccccacctgtgagGCATGGGGCCCCGATCTCAGTGATCTTCAGAACCCATGCAGTCTTACTGTGCTGCAGGCCTATGATTTCTGTAGGGCTATAGCCAGGCCTGGCGATCCGCCTGCTTGGGCAGGCCCCCCCTCCCCCACTGCCCCTTCCACGGAGGAGCCCAGAATAGGTTTCTATTTGGGCTGCAGCTCCAGCTGGCTGGTGGcgggctgggaggcaggggcgggGCAGGCCCGCTGCCCTTGCCTTTGCCCTCGGACCAGCTGCAAAGACTCAGACACTCAGCCAGAGACAGCAGCCCCTGCCACTGCCCCACCATTACCCCCCATAGAGTCCCCACCAGCACCATGCCGGGGGTACCAGGGCCTGGGCCTGAGCTGGCCGCAGCCCTTGAGGAGCAGTTGGGCCGGGCACTGGAGGAGCTGCGGGCGGTGGCTGAAGCAGGCCGGGTGGCAGTGACCCAGGCAGCCGAGGTAGCTGTAGCCACCGTGGAGCCGGTGGCCCGGGCAGCTGAAGAGCTGCGGGCAGAGAGAGCAGCACTGAGCCGGCGGCTGGATGCACTGAGCAGGCAGGTGGAGGTGCTGAGCCTACGGCTGGGGGTCCCACTTGTGTCCGGCCTTGAGCCTGAGCTGGAGCCCAGCGAGCTGCTCCTGGCTGCCGCCGACCCCGAGGCCCTCTTTCAGGCTGCCGAGGATGCCGGGACCCCCGTGGCCCACCCACCTGCCTTCAGCACCCGCCGCCGCTCCTCCACCGGCACCACCCGCAGCACTAGTCTCGTAAGTGCTTCTGGGTTGGTGGGAGGGGTAGTTTTGAGCCAGGCTCTGCCTCCTCTTGACTTTAGGTATGTCAccaccttctctgagcctcagtttatctATCTTGACAGGGGACTGGGGCACTAGTGCTCTAAGACTAGGGCAAGAGGGTGCCAGGCTCCAGCCCTGAGGCATGTGTGGCAGCTGCCTTGGCAGCCCCTGGCATGacccaggccccagcccccagctccctGCCGCCCTGCACCCTGGCCAGACCAAGCCTCCCTGAAACAGCTGCCACCTCAGCTCTCCTTACCCTTATAGCAGACGGAGAGGCCCTGCCAGGAGAGGAAGGGCCATAATAGTTGGCTTGGGGCCTTGTCTTCAAGGGGCTAGGGAGATGCCCTGGGAGGGCTGCAGGGCTAGAGACTCCTTAGAGGATGGTTTCCAGCAGGGGCGAGGCAGGGGGAGGTGGTACAGAGGAGAGCTTCATAGAGGTCTTGGCTCAGGGCAGCCCCAGTCAGACACCTGGTCAGGAGCCTACAGGCCCCGGGCCAGCCCTCTTGGCAAGGTAGCAGGCAGATGGGGGGCAACATGTGCTGCCTGGGCACTGGCCCAGGAGGACCTAGGCCTCGGGAACTGGCAGCACAGAGCAGAGCCTGCCTGGGAGGGGGCTGGGAACAAAGCAGCAAAATGAACTAAGGTTCAGGAGTTAGGCTGCCTTCAGCTCAGATCCCAGGCTGCATCACACTTAGAGAGAGACTGTGGGCAAGTCAGTTAGCtgccctgagcctcagtttccccttctgttttttttttttttttttccggtcTTGTTTTCTTTgcaacagggtcttactctcttgcccagactggagtgcagctgcatgatcatagctctctgcagcctctaactcctgggctcaagtaatcctcctacctcagctttctgagtaggtgggactacaggtgcacaccaccatgcctagctaattttttatttttgtttttgtagagatgcggtctcgctatgttacccaggttggtctcaaactgctggcaaCAAGTGatccctcccacctcggcctcccaaactgttgacattacaggcatgagccactgcgcccggccttccctTCTGTTAAATAGGGACAGTAAAGTCCCTAGTGTTTATACAACACTTACTATGGACTGgaaatcatcattattatcactATCCATTGTATTAATACAATTCGGGGTACGTGGGAAGCCCTACAACAAAACTGTCAGTGCCTCTTCCCTGACTGACGCTGACATGGCCATCTTTGGGCAGGCAGGCTGGCAGGCTAGTGGTTATTTCCAAGGCGTGCCAGCAACCCTAGGATCTGCTTCCCTATCCATTGGAGACATGATGAGTTTCACCCATACCCCTGCTTAAAGTCCAtgccctctccccaccctgcAGATGGAAGCAGAGCCAGCAGAGCCTCTCGCTGCAGCAGTGGAAGCGGCCAATGGGGCTGAGCAGACCCGAGTGAACAAAGCACCAGAAGGGCGGAGCCCTCTGAGCGCTGAGGAGCTGATGACTATTGAGGATGAAGGAGTCTTGGACAAGATGGTATAGCCAGATCCGGTGGGCTGGGGGTTGGCAGAGGCCAGCAGGCACCAGGTAGGCAATGATGGGCTCTATATGCAGCTGGATCAGAGCACGGACTTTGAAGAGCGGAAGCTCATCCGGGCTGCACTTCGTGAGCTCCGACAAAGGAAGAGAGGTAGAGAGCCAGTTGCCCTACCCTAGATCCAGCTGCCCCATTCCCCAGCTGCTCCCCTCATACTCTGGGGTCCATTTGTGGACACCCCAGCTTAATAACTGCCCTACCCAGCTTCTCCTTCTCTAGACCCAGCAGTTCCCTTGGCTATTCCCTGCTGGATCCAGCTGCTCCTTCCCTAGCTCCTTCTCTCCCGCTGGTGACCCCAGTTATTCTCCCCAACCagcttctcttctccttcctagACCCAGATACTCCCTCCCGCAGCTACTCTCTCCTTGGATCCAGTTGCCTCTCAAAGTACTGTCAACGACTCCTTCCCTGAATCCAGATACTCCTTCTCCCTGCTGCTCCTCTCTCCCTGAAGTCCATTGATGGCCATCTTAGCCTCTGCCCCATCCAGCTTCCCTTTTCCTGGACACAACTACTTCCTCCCCCAGATAGTTCTTCCCTGGACACATCTATTCATTCCCTTAGATTCTGGGTTCAATTGCTTCTCCTCTCAAACACTCTCAATTACTCCTCTGAATCTAGCTGCTTCTGCCAGGGCCCACTGATGGCCACCCCAGTCTCTATCTCTACCCACCTACTTCTATTTTAAGCCCAGTTAACCCCCTTCACTAGCTTCTCTCCCAGCTACTCTTCCCCTGGATCAGATTGCTTCTCAGATCCCATCAATTGCTCCCTTCCTGGATCTAAATATTCCTGCCTCCAGCTGCTCTTCTCCTCCAACCAAAGACCTGCTGATGGCCCACCCAGCTACTTCCTCACTCAGCTTCTCCTTCCTTGGACTCAGCTACCCCCTCACTAGATCTAGATACCCCTCCTGACTTAGCTACTCATGCCTATAGAAACCCTTTTTGGATCCATACCCCTTTGAGTTTAGCTACTCCGTATTCTCTAGTTTCTGCCTGAGTCCATCAAACCCTTCCCACACTCCATTCCCTGTCAAGTTATGGCTGTCCCCTCACCCCAGCTGCTCCTAGAGAGGCCCTTGTTACCTGTGTCATTCATGTTTCTAACAAGCCACCCTCCACCCCGTCTTGTGTGCCCCATGCACCTGTGCATCTGTGCTGTGTGGGTGTTGGTGGCCCTTTTGCGCATGCATGGGGCATCCCCTGCCCAGACCAGCGGGACAAGGAGCGGGAACGGCGGCTGCAGGAGGCACGGGGCCGGCCAGGGGAGGGGCGCGGCAACACAGCCACTGAGACCACCACGAGGCACAGCCAGCGGGCAGCTGATGGCTCTGCTGTCAGCACTGTTACCAAGACTGAGCGGCTCGTCCACTCCAGTAAGGGGCCAAATGGGGCCGGCCCAGGGCTCAGGGTGGGAACAcatcctcccccagccccctgtGCCTTTCACATCCTTCTCATCCCCTGCCCCTGCAGATGATGGCACACGGACGGCCCGCACCACCACAGTGGAGTCGAGTTTCGTGAGGCGCTCGGAGAGTAAGGCCACCTGGTGTCGCCctgtgcctgcctgcctgtccgCCCACCTCCTCCGGCTCTTCCTTGAGCTCTCTCTCCGTGTCTTCAACTGTGCCGTcactttctcttctctgcctGCGGCTATCACCACCCCTCCATACAGCCTCCCATCCCATCTCCTGATGTCCAGCCCAGGCCCTCACCTGGTGCCCCTTCCCCTTTTTTGCAGATGGCAGTGGCAGCACCATGATGCAAACCAAgaccttctcctcttcctcctcatccaaGAAGATGGGCAGGTGAGCACCAGCACCCAATCCCTGACCATAGAGGAGTCAGTGCCACAGGGGACCTAACTGCAAACCCGTTTTACAGAggggtgggctgggcacagtggctcttgcctgtaatcccagcactttgggaggccgaggtgggcggatcacttgaggtcaggagttcaagaccagcctggccaacatggtaaaacctcatctctactaaaaatacaaaaattagccgggcgtggtggcaggcacctgtaatcccaactactggggaggccgaggcacaagaatcacttgaacctgggaggcggaggttgcagtgagctgagatcactccactgcactccagtctgggcaacagagcgagactcagtctcaaaaataaatagataaataaataaataaataaataaataaataaataaaacagagggGTAGACTGGGATGCTGGGAGGTAATAGGTCTATAGCCAGGGAGGGGCAAAGTGAGAGTTAAGGATCCTGCTCTCCTTGggatctcattttattctcaacCACACCACAGGAGAGGTGGATGCTCAGGGAGGCCAGTGAGTTGCTTAGGGGCTCACATCTCTGAGTGGCTGCAATAGCATTGAACACTTACAGAGGCCTACCTACCACACTGAGCTGCCTGGTGGCACTGCCACTTCCCAGTATCTGCAAACCAtgtcccaggtcacacagcaccTTTATACCTTAGCCCCATGAGAAAGGAGGGTACCCCCATGTAACAGAGGCTGTTGGGGCTGGCAGAAAGCAGGAACAGGATCAGAATCCAGGATGAGAACCAAAGGGGTCCAGAGACTCTGAATCAGAGAGACCTTGTTCAAGTTCTAGTTCCGCCCATCACGTCCTCTGaaatcttaggcaagttactgccagaggtctcagtttcctcacctttaGTGGAATTGGTAAGGCCCCTCCCTGCTCTTGTGAAGTTTAAAATGGCACACAGGAAAGGATCAACAGagatgaattattattattactattattatgctAGTCATCATTTTTATTATCGGATAGTGCCCAGAAGCTGAACTCCCCTGTAACTTGAGGGTACAATGAGGCTTCTCAGAGAACTACtcgtgggtgggggagggggaggcggaAACCTGTTGAAAACCTTGCTGTCATTTGAGACTCAGTGTACTCCTCTAAAATGCGTGTGATGAGGACGCCTCCCTCCCTGGCAGGCGTTTGTGGCAGTGGAGATACTAGTGTGCTACAAGACCCCCCCTCCTCCTCGCGAGTGGTGGTCCAGGCTGGGGAGCAGCCCTGCTCTCCCTGCCTAACATGCGCCTCCCCAACCCCTAGCATCTTCGACCGCGAGGACCAGGCCAGCCCACGGGCCGGCAGCCTGGCGGCGCTCGAGAAACGGCAGGCCGAGAAGAAGAAAGAGCTGATGAAGGCGCAGAGTCTGCCCaagacctcagcctcccaggcgcGCAAGGCCATGATTGAGAAGCTGGAGAAGGAGGGCGCGGCCGGGTGAGCTGCAGAAGTGGGCTGGGCAGTGGGGGGCGGGGCGTGATAGGCAGTGGGGGGCGGGGCTTGATAGTTGGCCCGGCAGAGGCGGGAAGACCGCGCGGCTAGATCTGTGGTGCAAAGGCCCGAAGGTCATGGAAGGCGGGGCCTGGGATCCACTGGGTGGGCCCACCGAGGCATGCCCCTTATAGTCGTGTGACCTGGTCCTGACACCGCCCCTACAGCAGCCCTGGCGGACCCCGCGCAGCCGTGCAGCGATCCACCAGCTTCGGGGTCCCCAACGCCAACAGC from Homo sapiens chromosome 22, GRCh38.p14 Primary Assembly includes these protein-coding regions:
- the SMTN gene encoding smoothelin isoform X4, which produces MRVHPRPHSRLAAKLAGLEPETPYPGFEFSELVTGATGTGDLTRKEPTELGASEMADEALAGLDEGALRKLLEVTADLAERRRIRSAIRELQRQELEREEEALASKRFRAERQDNKENWLHSQQREAEQRAALARLAGQLESMNDVEELTALLRSAGEYEERKLIRAAIRRVRAQEIEAATLAGRLYSGRPNSGSREDSKGLAAHRLEQCEVPEREEQEQQAEVSKPTPTPEGTSQDVTTVTLLLRAPPGSTSSSPASPSSSPTPASPEPPLEPAEAQCLTAEVPGSPEPPPSPPKTTSPEPQESPTLPSTEGQVVNKLLSGPKETPAAQSPTRGPSDTKRADVAGPRPCQRSLSVLSPRQPAQNRESTPLASGPSSFQRAGSVRDRVHKFTSDSPMAARLQDGTPQAALSPLTPARLLGPSLTSTTPASSSSGSSSRGPSDTSSRFSKEQRGVAQPLAQLRSCPQEEGPRGRGLAARPLENRAGGPVARSEEPGAPLPVAVGTAEPGGSMKTTFTIEIKDGRGQASTGRVLLPTGNQRAELTLGLRAPPTLLSTSSGGKSTITRVNSPGTLARLGSVTHVTSFSHAPPSSRGGCSIKAAEDAGTPVAHPPAFSTRRRSSTGTTRSTSLMEAEPAEPLAAAVEAANGAEQTRVNKAPEGRSPLSAEELMTIEDEGVLDKMLDQSTDFEERKLIRAALRELRQRKRDQRDKERERRLQEARGRPGEGRGNTATETTTRHSQRAADGSAVSTVTKTERLVHSNDGTRTARTTTVESSFVRRSENGSGSTMMQTKTFSSSSSSKKMGSIFDREDQASPRAGSLAALEKRQAEKKKELMKAQSLPKTSASQARKAMIEKLEKEGAAGTSTSRTSPPAGVMGWPSVPWCTTSSLRPSTMGSLALRTDARTSRWPSHLRRPMRTARSSWIQRTWCGFESLTGSACTRTSRNSTAVWSRRGW
- the SMTN gene encoding smoothelin isoform X11; this encodes MRVHPRPHSRLAAKLAGLEPETPYPGFEFSELVTGATGTGDLTRKEPTELGASEMADEALAGLDEGALRKLLEVTADLAERRRIRSAIRELQRQELEREEEALASKRFRAERQDNKENWLHSQQREAEQRAALARLAGQLESMNDVEELTALLRSAGEYEERKLIRAAIRRVRAQEIEAATLAGRLYSGRPNSGSREDSKGLAAHRLEQCEVPEREEQEQQAEVSKPTPTPEGTSQDVTTVTLLLRAPPGSTSSSPASPSSSPTPASPEPPLEPAEAQCLTAEVPGSPEPPPSPPKTTSPEPQESPTLPSTEGQVVNKLLSGPKETPAAQSPTRGPSDTKRADVAGPRPCQRSLSVLSPRQPAQNRESTPLASGPSSFQRAGSVRDRVHKFTSDSPMAARLQDGTPQAALSPLTPARLLGPSLTSTTPASSSSGSSSRGPSDTSSRFSKEQRGVAQPLAQLRSCPQEEGPRGRGLAARPLENRAGGPVARSEEPGAPLPVAVGTAEPGGSMKTTFTIEIKDGRGQASTGRVLLPTGNQRAELTLGLRAPPTLLSTSSGGKSTITRVNSPGTLARLGSVTHVTSFSHAPPSSRGGCSIKMEAEPAEPLAAAVEAANGAEQTRVNKAPEGRSPLSAEELMTIEDEGVLDKMLDQSTDFEERKLIRAALRELRQRKRDGSGSTMMQTKTFSSSSSSKKMGSIFDREDQASPRAGSLAALEKRQAEKKKELMKAQSLPKTSASQARKAMIEKLEKEGAAGSPGGPRAAVQRSTSFGVPNANSIKQMLLDWCRAKTRGYEHVDIQNFSSSWSDGMAFCALVHNFFPEAFDYGQLSPQNRRQNFEVAFSSAETHADCPQLLDTEDMVRLREPDWKCVYTYIQEFYRCLVQKGLVKTKKS